In Bifidobacterium scardovii JCM 12489 = DSM 13734, the genomic stretch GGTCGGTGAGCGACTCGGCCGGCGTGGAGTACACGGAGTAGTGGTAGCCCTCCATGCGGCTCCACTGCTTGCACAGCTCGTTCATGCGCTTGACGATCGACAGCGCGAACTCCTTGCCTTGCGGGTCCCAGCCGTGGTCGCGGATCCAGTTCTTGCCGTAGAACACGGCGGTGGCCTCCGCCAGACCGATGTAGCCGAGCGAGACGGTGGCGCGCTCGTTCTTGAACAGCGCGTCGACGTTGTCGTTCGCGCCGAGGCGGCCGAAGGCGCCGAAGCGGAACAGGGTCGGGGCGTTCACCGGGGTGGCCTGCTTGCAGCGCATGATGCGGAACTGGAGCGCCTGGTGCGCGGTCTCCATACGCTCGTTGAACAGCTTCCAGAAGCGGGCCTTGTCGCCGTGGGACTCGAGCGCGATGCGCGGCACGTTCACGGAAACCACGCCGAGGTTCATGCGGCCGTCCTCCTCGTCCTTGCCGGTGGCCGGGTTGATCCAGCCCTGCAGGAACGAGCGGCAGCCCATCGGCGCCTTGAAGGAGCCGGTGATCTTGACGATGTTCTCGTAGAACACCACGTCCGGGTACATGCGCTTGGTGGCGCACTCGAGGGCGAGCTGCTTCAGGTCGTAGTTCGGGTCGCCCGGATCGGCGTTCACGCCGTGGCGGATGGTGAACACGAGCTTCGGGAAGATCGCGGTGTGGTGGTCCTTGCCCAGGCCGCGGATGCGGTTGAGCAGGATCGCGCGCTGGACCTCGCGGGCGAACCAGTCGGTGCCGAGACCGAAGCCGATGGTGACGAACGGGGTCTGGCCGTTGGACACGCGGTTGGAGTTGATCTGGTACTCCATGGTCTGCATCGCGTCGTAGATGGACTTGCGGGTGCGGATCTTGGCGAGGATCTCGCGCTCCTGCTCCAGCTCGTCGACGTCGTCGTGGAACGGCGTGTCCATGGGCAGCGGCTCACGGGAGCCGAAGTGCAGCTTGGAGGGCTCGTTCTTCTTGGCGTTCTCGACCTGGCGGCGGGCGAACTCGACCGGCATGCCGTCGGGAATGGTCTCGCGCGCCTCTTCGAGGAACTTCTCGTAGTCCTTCTTCGCGTACGTGGCGAGGTGCTCGTCGGCGCGGTTGGCGGTCTGGCCACCGTACTGGCTGGAGGCCACGTCCTTCATGATCTGGGTGATCTGGGTGGCGGCGATGGCGATGGACTTCGGCGAGGCCATCGGCGCATTGCCGAGCGTGAAGCCGTTGGCCAGCATGTCCCAGAAGTTCGGCAGCGAGCAGTTGGACTGCGCGGTGAACGGCGAGTAGTCGGCGTCGTGGAAGTGGATGTCGCCCTTCATGTGCGCGTTCGCCACGGCCGGGGGCAGCATGTTGAACGCGGCGGCCTTGCTCACCGCGCCGGCCAGCAGATCGCGCTGGGTGGCGTAGACGTTGGCATCCTTGTTCGCGTTCTCGTGGATCAGGGTCGGATCCTGGTTGATGAAGCGGGAAACGGCCTCGTTGACATCGGTGGCCTTGGCGCGCTGGATGTCCTTGTCGAGACGGTAGTTGGTGTAGGCGCGGGCCACATCGTACAGGTGCGCGTCGATCAGCGCGTGCTCGACGAGGTTCTGGATGTCCTCGATCTTGGCCGGACCGTTGTAGCGCTCCTTGATCTCCCCCTCGACCTGGTCGGCGAAGCCGCGCACCAGCTTCTCCTCCTCCGGGCCGACCTCCTTGTCGAGATCGGCGAACGCGGACTTGACGGCGCTGATGATGTTGATCGGGTCGAAATCGACCACACGGCCATCGCGCTTCTCGACGAGCACGGCGCCCGTTCCGGGCCTCGCGTTCGTCTCGACAGCGGTCATAACCTGAGCTTCCATCTGCGGTCCTTTCCTAGTACTCCTAGTACAATATCCTCGGCTTCCGGCGCCCAGCCGGATGAATTACATGCCTGTAAGTTTCTGTGCCTTCTGTACTGTACGGCAATCCCACCCCGATATCTAGTAGCGCCACGCCGTGTTTTGCCTAGATATAGTGGTCAATGGCGGAATAGAGCCGAAATGACAATTGTGTGATTTGCGTGACGGATCTGCTTCAGCGTGTCGCGCCGGCGCTCGTCCGGCGGGTGCCGCAGGCCATCCCCAAGGGAGCCGCCGCCACGTGTCGTTGTCCGTTACGTGGAGGAATCTTGGGGCATGGCT encodes the following:
- the nrdD gene encoding anaerobic ribonucleoside-triphosphate reductase; protein product: MEAQVMTAVETNARPGTGAVLVEKRDGRVVDFDPINIISAVKSAFADLDKEVGPEEEKLVRGFADQVEGEIKERYNGPAKIEDIQNLVEHALIDAHLYDVARAYTNYRLDKDIQRAKATDVNEAVSRFINQDPTLIHENANKDANVYATQRDLLAGAVSKAAAFNMLPPAVANAHMKGDIHFHDADYSPFTAQSNCSLPNFWDMLANGFTLGNAPMASPKSIAIAATQITQIMKDVASSQYGGQTANRADEHLATYAKKDYEKFLEEARETIPDGMPVEFARRQVENAKKNEPSKLHFGSREPLPMDTPFHDDVDELEQEREILAKIRTRKSIYDAMQTMEYQINSNRVSNGQTPFVTIGFGLGTDWFAREVQRAILLNRIRGLGKDHHTAIFPKLVFTIRHGVNADPGDPNYDLKQLALECATKRMYPDVVFYENIVKITGSFKAPMGCRSFLQGWINPATGKDEEDGRMNLGVVSVNVPRIALESHGDKARFWKLFNERMETAHQALQFRIMRCKQATPVNAPTLFRFGAFGRLGANDNVDALFKNERATVSLGYIGLAEATAVFYGKNWIRDHGWDPQGKEFALSIVKRMNELCKQWSRMEGYHYSVYSTPAESLTDRFNRMDREKFGRVEGVTDHDFYTNSFHYPVWLQPTPMEKLNYEKDFPYYASGGFINYCEYPCLQDNPKALEAVWDYAYNIGIGYLGTNTPIDHCFVCGFQGDFEPTEEGFKCPECGNADPDKCNVTKRTCGYLGNPVQRPMVHGRHEEISHRVKHMSGETGHVTLSDGTEREWFEEAK